The genomic stretch GCCGGCGATCGATTGGCCCTCTCCTCGCGATTTCCATGCCGTCCTCTATCAAGTCAGTGTCGCCGCGCGCCACGTCGACCGGGCCAACGAGCGGCCCGATTGGATCGAGCCGACCCTCATGCGGATGATCCTCGCTGGCGGACGCCTCAGCGCGATCGAGCATGGCAAGGCGCTGCTGGCCCGCAGCGTATTCTACAATGCGGTCAGCCGGTTCTTTGAGAAGTATGATCTGCTGCTGACACCGCAGATGCCGGTCGGCGCCTGGTCGGTTGAGCCCGGTCCCGACGAAGGCGTGAAAGCGATCGGAGGCCGGCCCACGCCCACGATGTTCGATCGGCTGCCCTTCACCTACCCGTTCAACCTCACCGGGCAGCCGGCCGCGACCGTCCCCTGCGGATTCACCGCCGAGGGCCTCCCGGTCGGTCTCCAGATCGTCGGCCGGTGGCACGACGACGCGCTGGTTCTTCGAGCGGCGGCGGGCTTTGAGGCGATCCAGCCGTGGGCGCAGCACCGTCCCCCTCTCGAGGAGGGCGTCGGCGCCGGGCCTTCATAGGGATCGAGGGGAGTGGATGCAACGGATCGCACGTGAACAAGCCCGGAAATATGCATTTAATCCGAGCGATGCGCCACTGCTCCGCGTGAAGTGCGGCGAGCGGTTCGAAGTCGAGACCTATGATGCCAGCACGGGCTACTTCCGCACAGAGAACGACAAAGCGGTTCCCGCCCGCCGGCCCGGCTTTGACCGGGTGCCCCCGCTGACCAACCCGATCGCGGGTCCGATCTGGCTGGATGGAGCGGAACGCGGTGACACGCTCATCGTCATGATCGAGGACATCGCCGTCGACGAGTACTCCTGGATCGCGATTGGGCCCGGGCGCGGGCCGCTCGGAGAATCTTCCCGCTGGCCTGAGTTGTCCCGGGAGTACACGACACGAATCTTTCGCCATACCCTCGGACCCAGCGGCACCCGTCGAGACGGCACCCTGCGCTTCAACGACCGCATCTCTTGGCCCCTCAGCCCGTTTATCGGCACGCTTGGCGTCGCGCCGGATCGCGAGGTGACGACAAGCGGTGATGGCCAAGGAGAATGGGGCGGCAACCTTGACATCCGGGACGTAGCGCCCGGCAATCGCATCCTCCTCCCGATCTTTCACCCGGGGGGACTCTTCTATCTCGGGGACGCGCACGCCAGCCAGGGAGATACCGAATTCACCGGGACCGCAGCGGAGACGAAGGCCACCGTACGGGTGCAGCTGGATCTGATCAAAGGCAAACGGGTCCCCTGGATGAGGATCGAAAAGCCTACGTCGATCGTGTCCGTGTACGCGTATCGGCCGCTGGAAGTGGCCGTGGAGACGGCAACGCTACACCTCATGGATTGGCTGATCACCGAGCACGACTTTACGCCCACTGACGCGTATTGCCTGGTCAGTACGTGTCCGGACTTCCGCATCAACGTGTACCAGATGTGCAGGGTCGGGAAACTGAACTACGTGGCCGGGGCAGAGATCCCCAAGCGCTACCTATGACCGATGGTGGCCCGCCTGGCGCCGCTCCCGACCTCGGGAAGCAGCCCCGCAGATCACTAGGCAGCGCGGTGCGTATCCGTTACAATTGCGTATGATGAAACATCTTCAGTCGAAAGCCGCATCGATCATTGTCGTGTTGACGTGGTGGGTCATCGTCAACCTGCAGGTTGTCCTCGGACCATACGGGAACATCAGCCAATGCTCTTCCGCCGCGGCAGACTACGCAAAAGCACATAATGTCGTGGCGACGTGCCAGTGGGATAAATAGCGGTCACCTATCGGTTGGGGCGCGCTTCCGCCACGTGGCAGGCGGCGGCGTGCCCGGGCAGGATTTCCTTGAGTTCAGGCGATTCCTGGAGGCACCGGTCAATCTTCCAGGGACACCGCGGGTGAAACCGGCAGCCGTGAGGGACGTGGACGGCGCTGGGCGGTTCCCCCTCGATCGGAATTTCCTCGCGCCCGCCGCCGACCTCGGGGACCGCCGATAGCAGGGCGATGGTGTACGGGTGTTGGGGCCTGGCGAACAACTCTGCGGTGGGCGTCCACTCCACGATTTTCCCCAGGTACATGACGGCAACCTCATCGCTCAGGTAGCGAACCACACGAAGATCGTGCGAGATAAAGATCATCGTGAGCCCAAGCGACGCGCGCAGGTCGAGCAGGAGCTGCAGGATCTGGGCCTGGATCGAGACGTCGAGCGCGGAGAGCGGCTCGTCGGCGATCAGGAGCTCGGGTTCCACGGCAAGCGCGCGCGCGATCCCGATGCGCTGCCGCTGGCCGCCCGAGAATTCGCCGGGATACTTGTGCGCGTCGGTGGGGCTCAATCCGACTTGGGTGAGGAGCTGCGCGACCCTTCGGCCTCGCTCCCGCGGCGATCGAATCCCGTGGACATTCAGGACTTCCAGCAACGTCCCGGCGATCGTCTGGCGCGGATTGAGCGAGGAGTACGGATCCTGAAACACCACCTGCATCCGCTTGCGGTAGGGGGCGAGGTCGCCCTCCGTGATCTGCATCAGGTCGACGCCGTTGAAGCGCACCTCGCCCTGGTCGGCGTCGTAGA from bacterium encodes the following:
- a CDS encoding acetamidase/formamidase family protein, yielding MQRIAREQARKYAFNPSDAPLLRVKCGERFEVETYDASTGYFRTENDKAVPARRPGFDRVPPLTNPIAGPIWLDGAERGDTLIVMIEDIAVDEYSWIAIGPGRGPLGESSRWPELSREYTTRIFRHTLGPSGTRRDGTLRFNDRISWPLSPFIGTLGVAPDREVTTSGDGQGEWGGNLDIRDVAPGNRILLPIFHPGGLFYLGDAHASQGDTEFTGTAAETKATVRVQLDLIKGKRVPWMRIEKPTSIVSVYAYRPLEVAVETATLHLMDWLITEHDFTPTDAYCLVSTCPDFRINVYQMCRVGKLNYVAGAEIPKRYL
- a CDS encoding ABC transporter ATP-binding protein, with translation MPEPLLEVRNLVKHFPLPHTLLDAALRRPPETVRAVDGVSFTLTRGKTLGLVGESGCGKSTLGRCILRLYDADQGEVRFNGVDLMQITEGDLAPYRKRMQVVFQDPYSSLNPRQTIAGTLLEVLNVHGIRSPRERGRRVAQLLTQVGLSPTDAHKYPGEFSGGQRQRIGIARALAVEPELLIADEPLSALDVSIQAQILQLLLDLRASLGLTMIFISHDLRVVRYLSDEVAVMYLGKIVEWTPTAELFARPQHPYTIALLSAVPEVGGGREEIPIEGEPPSAVHVPHGCRFHPRCPWKIDRCLQESPELKEILPGHAAACHVAEARPNR